From one Nitrospira sp. MA-1 genomic stretch:
- a CDS encoding sugar phosphate nucleotidyltransferase: MLSTQVNHLWSVVLAGGEGERTRPFIEQWLGGHKPKQYCTFVGKRSMLQHTLDRADRLVNPEHKVTVIGRNHREFLNEAMEREKSGHVIVQPHNSGTAAGVFLPLTFVRAWDADATVAIFPSDHFVFPEARFVETVRRGIRASHFLQDRLILFGVSPSHPELDYGWINLSEVLGWSSGSCIRLAGSFLEKPNIIEGKQAMANGALWNTLVMVGKVATLWKLGWENLPTMMERFERLGTVIGTVHENETLHEIYRDMPVLDFSRELLQRIPKHLGVMEFEEVLWSDWGQPERIVQTLKTLGKEPAFPSDILQRSLAPIQTIPHVEVA, translated from the coding sequence ATGCTGAGTACCCAGGTTAATCATTTGTGGTCCGTTGTCTTAGCTGGGGGAGAAGGGGAAAGGACCCGCCCGTTTATCGAGCAATGGTTGGGCGGTCATAAGCCCAAGCAGTATTGTACATTTGTCGGAAAACGCTCCATGCTCCAACATACGCTGGACCGGGCAGACCGATTAGTAAATCCCGAACATAAAGTCACGGTGATCGGGCGGAATCATCGGGAGTTTTTGAATGAAGCCATGGAGAGAGAGAAGTCCGGACACGTCATTGTTCAGCCACATAATAGTGGAACAGCCGCAGGAGTGTTCCTTCCGCTGACCTTTGTTCGGGCATGGGACGCTGATGCCACAGTAGCCATTTTCCCATCCGACCATTTTGTCTTTCCAGAAGCTCGTTTTGTCGAGACGGTCAGGCGTGGGATCCGCGCAAGTCATTTTCTCCAGGATCGGTTGATCCTTTTTGGGGTTTCTCCTTCACATCCTGAATTGGACTATGGGTGGATCAACTTGAGCGAAGTCCTGGGCTGGAGCAGTGGGTCTTGTATTCGCCTGGCCGGTTCTTTTCTTGAAAAACCAAACATCATTGAAGGGAAGCAGGCAATGGCAAATGGAGCGCTTTGGAATACGTTGGTGATGGTGGGAAAAGTGGCAACCCTCTGGAAACTTGGTTGGGAAAACCTTCCGACTATGATGGAGCGGTTTGAACGCTTAGGAACGGTGATTGGGACCGTTCACGAAAATGAGACGCTTCATGAGATCTATCGGGACATGCCTGTCCTGGACTTTTCTCGTGAATTGCTGCAACGGATTCCTAAGCATCTGGGAGTGATGGAATTCGAAGAAGTGCTGTGGAGCGATTGGGGACAACCCGAACGTATAGTCCAGACCCTTAAAACTCTGGGGAAAGAGCCTGCATTTCCTTCCGATATTTTACAAAGGTCTTTGGCTCCCATACAGACAATTCCTCATGTGGAGGTGGCCTAA
- a CDS encoding YchE family NAAT transporter: MLDDTEYVKIFVALLAVINPLGALSIFIALTPGKEKAARKKIAKIAAFSATLILLMALIAGEWILEIFGISVSSFRVGGGILILLMAISMLQAELSPTVQTKEEAEESNKKHDIAVVPLATPLLAGPGGISTVVVEAYKGTNLGHELLLGLIIIIIGFCLWMALHLAPLISQRLSVTGINIFTRIMGLILAAIAVEIIANGLKGLFPALAG, translated from the coding sequence ATGCTTGATGACACCGAATACGTAAAAATCTTCGTGGCGCTCTTAGCCGTGATCAATCCTTTAGGCGCTCTCTCTATTTTCATCGCACTCACACCAGGAAAAGAGAAGGCCGCTCGGAAGAAGATTGCTAAGATTGCGGCATTCTCTGCGACACTGATTCTGTTAATGGCCTTAATCGCTGGGGAATGGATACTCGAAATTTTCGGGATCAGTGTGAGTTCTTTTAGAGTAGGCGGCGGGATCCTCATCCTACTCATGGCTATTTCCATGCTTCAAGCAGAATTGAGCCCGACAGTGCAAACCAAAGAGGAAGCGGAAGAGTCCAACAAGAAACACGATATTGCCGTCGTCCCGTTAGCAACCCCATTGCTGGCCGGGCCCGGTGGAATTAGCACAGTTGTGGTTGAAGCATATAAAGGCACCAACCTGGGACATGAATTGTTGCTAGGTTTGATCATCATAATTATTGGTTTTTGCCTATGGATGGCTTTACACCTGGCCCCCCTGATCTCACAACGTTTAAGCGTGACCGGCATTAATATTTTCACACGCATCATGGGCCTTATCCTGGCAGCCATCGCGGTAGAGATTATTGCCAACGGGTTAAAAGGATTGTTCCCGGCTTTGGCCGGATGA
- a CDS encoding STAS/SEC14 domain-containing protein: protein MYRILDESAEGSVGIRFEGKLSTEEYDLLNTYLETLMQEVGPINFLCDMASFESLNGQAFWEEMIDHLQHIHEFQRIALVGNRRMLKGEPKISVPWPKVQLKFFTPDQTDEAWHWVKG from the coding sequence ATGTATCGGATTTTAGATGAAAGTGCAGAAGGAAGTGTGGGAATACGGTTTGAGGGTAAATTGTCGACCGAAGAGTATGATCTATTGAATACATACTTGGAAACGTTGATGCAGGAGGTTGGGCCGATAAATTTCTTATGTGATATGGCAAGCTTTGAGAGCCTGAATGGGCAAGCCTTTTGGGAAGAGATGATCGATCATCTTCAACACATTCATGAGTTTCAGCGAATTGCGTTGGTGGGGAATCGACGGATGTTGAAGGGGGAACCAAAAATTTCTGTTCCTTGGCCCAAGGTCCAATTGAAATTTTTTACACCAGATCAAACCGATGAGGCCTGGCATTGGGTAAAGGGGTGA
- a CDS encoding alpha/beta fold hydrolase yields MFGTIRNIEGEKIDYTFHPGDKSRKVIVVLGHGVTGNKDRPFIVALAEALSHDGIPSLRLSFSGNGDSEGCFEDSTISKEVEDLRCVFDALDGWNILYVGHSMGGAVGVLLAGKDTRLVGLVSLAGMVHTDAFARREFSDVTPGVGFMWDEPACPLSQAFIADTAAIGTVITCAPSIRIPWLLVHGTEDDVVPLQDSLDIFARANEPKQLVQIEGADHVFSEHTPDMIRIVHEWVREQVGRA; encoded by the coding sequence ATGTTCGGAACCATTCGCAACATCGAAGGTGAAAAGATCGACTACACCTTTCACCCGGGCGATAAAAGTCGGAAGGTCATCGTGGTTCTCGGGCACGGCGTCACGGGCAATAAGGATCGCCCATTTATCGTCGCGCTGGCAGAAGCCCTCTCACACGACGGAATCCCGTCGCTCAGGCTGTCGTTTTCCGGCAACGGTGATTCGGAAGGTTGCTTCGAGGACTCCACGATCTCCAAGGAAGTAGAAGACCTGCGCTGCGTGTTCGACGCGCTTGACGGATGGAACATCCTGTATGTCGGCCACAGCATGGGTGGAGCCGTCGGCGTTCTGCTGGCCGGCAAAGACACACGTCTTGTCGGACTCGTTTCACTAGCCGGCATGGTCCATACGGACGCGTTCGCCCGGCGGGAATTCAGTGACGTCACACCGGGTGTGGGCTTCATGTGGGACGAGCCGGCGTGCCCGCTGTCGCAGGCTTTCATCGCCGACACCGCAGCCATCGGTACCGTTATCACCTGTGCTCCGTCGATCCGGATTCCCTGGCTGCTCGTCCATGGAACCGAGGATGACGTTGTCCCCCTCCAGGACTCGCTCGATATCTTCGCAAGAGCCAATGAACCCAAGCAGCTCGTACAGATTGAAGGTGCAGACCACGTGTTCTCCGAGCATACACCGGACATGATCAGGATCGTACATGAATGGGTTCGGGAACAGGTCGGACGCGCGTAG
- a CDS encoding phospholipase D-like domain-containing protein produces the protein MGAAVQLPNRERAAILPIRSLANQAFSRAAGAPLIEGNTIRLLQDACENYPAWLDAIRGAKRYIHFENYIIREDDAGRMFADVLVSKAQEGVRVRLIYDWMGGFGRASRAFWNRLRAGGVEVRCYNPPRWDSPFGWLSRDHRKTISVDGEVGFVTGLCVGQMWVGVPEKKIEPWRDTGVQVRGPSVAVIEQAFADVWAMMGEPIPERDLVKPDVHAQKGETALRVVAGVPATAGMFRVDLLMAALVRKRLWLVDAYYAGTTSYVQALRAAASDGVDVRLLVPNATDIPLLRLLSRAGYRPLLEAGVRIFEWNGTMLHAKTAVADGHWARVGSTNLNLASWLGNCEMDVVVEDEPFARLMEQTYLQDLENATEVVLDAHRKLRAPNEQRHPHPILSSGGGSGGRAAAGALRLANTVGAAFTNRRVLEPLEARITVTAGVMLLTLGILFSFFPPLLAYPLVLVFTWIAGALLYRGYKLYRGKAQ, from the coding sequence ATGGGCGCCGCCGTACAGCTTCCCAACCGTGAGCGCGCCGCGATATTACCCATTCGCTCACTTGCAAACCAGGCTTTCTCGCGCGCCGCCGGCGCACCTCTGATCGAAGGCAACACCATCCGACTGCTCCAAGACGCGTGCGAGAATTACCCGGCGTGGCTCGATGCAATCCGCGGGGCGAAACGGTACATTCATTTCGAAAACTACATCATTCGCGAAGATGATGCGGGTCGAATGTTTGCCGACGTACTCGTTAGTAAAGCCCAGGAAGGCGTGCGGGTGCGTCTCATTTACGACTGGATGGGCGGATTCGGTAGAGCGTCGCGCGCTTTTTGGAACCGCTTGCGCGCGGGCGGCGTGGAAGTGCGTTGTTATAACCCGCCGCGCTGGGACTCACCTTTTGGCTGGCTTAGTCGTGACCATCGCAAGACGATCTCGGTGGATGGCGAGGTGGGTTTTGTCACCGGCCTGTGCGTTGGGCAGATGTGGGTCGGTGTGCCTGAAAAGAAGATTGAACCGTGGCGCGATACCGGCGTGCAAGTGCGCGGACCGTCGGTGGCCGTCATTGAGCAGGCGTTCGCAGATGTCTGGGCGATGATGGGAGAGCCGATCCCTGAGCGCGACCTGGTCAAACCAGACGTGCACGCGCAAAAAGGCGAAACGGCCCTTCGCGTTGTGGCTGGCGTGCCGGCCACGGCGGGGATGTTTCGCGTCGATCTCCTGATGGCGGCCCTTGTGAGAAAACGTCTCTGGTTGGTCGATGCGTATTACGCCGGGACGACCTCCTATGTGCAAGCGTTGCGTGCGGCAGCGAGCGACGGCGTTGACGTGCGCCTGCTTGTGCCGAACGCAACCGATATTCCCCTTCTTAGGCTGTTGTCCAGAGCGGGTTATCGTCCCTTGTTGGAAGCGGGTGTGCGAATTTTTGAATGGAACGGAACGATGCTGCACGCGAAGACGGCCGTCGCCGATGGACATTGGGCTCGCGTCGGTTCGACGAATCTCAACCTCGCCAGTTGGTTAGGCAATTGCGAGATGGACGTCGTCGTTGAAGACGAACCTTTCGCCCGCCTCATGGAGCAGACGTATCTGCAGGACTTGGAGAACGCGACCGAGGTGGTTTTAGATGCTCACCGGAAGTTGCGTGCGCCGAATGAGCAGCGCCATCCGCATCCAATACTCTCCAGCGGCGGCGGGAGCGGCGGGCGTGCCGCTGCAGGCGCTCTCCGCCTCGCCAATACCGTGGGCGCGGCGTTCACGAACCGGCGTGTGCTCGAACCACTTGAAGCGCGTATCACGGTGACGGCGGGGGTGATGCTACTGACGTTGGGGATTCTCTTCTCGTTCTTCCCGCCCCTGTTAGCCTATCCACTCGTCCTAGTCTTCACTTGGATCGCCGGCGCGCTACTCTACAGAGGCTACAAGCTGTACCGCGGCAAAGCTCAGTGA
- a CDS encoding 5-(carboxyamino)imidazole ribonucleotide synthase, giving the protein MNIILPGGTIGILGGGQLGRMLAMEGRRMGYRIGVLDPVENCPAAQVADFFVQSELTNTQRVMDFVSQVDVVTIETELVPWMLLADIETGQATRPSSSVLALIQDRLVQREFLQDHSFPQTPFASIKDHATLTAAAQHVAFPAILKKRRSGYDGKGQIRVAGAEHLNEAWRELKEVPSVLEAVAPFKMELSVVLGRSLQGDIQLYPLAENAHRQNILHTTRVPARVADTIRLRAEELAVSLSEALDYCGVMAVELFLLEDDTLLINEIAPRPHNSGHFTFGACVTSQFEQHLRAICGLPLGNTSLMHPVVMVNLLGDLWQNGPPRWDRLLAHPQVRLHLYGKTHVAPGRKMGHFLLIADNPDQSYQQAESLLQDMMNADSRENSFPIKNSAKEPFQKQSRPLETPA; this is encoded by the coding sequence ATGAATATCATCCTTCCGGGTGGAACGATCGGGATATTGGGCGGAGGCCAACTTGGTCGCATGCTGGCCATGGAAGGCCGCCGGATGGGGTATCGGATTGGCGTGTTAGATCCCGTTGAGAATTGTCCGGCCGCCCAGGTTGCGGATTTTTTTGTGCAATCAGAACTCACGAACACACAGCGCGTGATGGACTTTGTCTCTCAGGTTGATGTGGTAACTATTGAGACCGAACTGGTGCCTTGGATGCTTCTTGCCGACATTGAAACGGGTCAAGCGACCCGGCCATCCTCTTCCGTGCTCGCTCTCATCCAAGATCGACTGGTTCAACGAGAATTTCTTCAAGATCACAGCTTTCCACAAACTCCTTTTGCCTCGATCAAAGATCACGCCACCTTGACCGCAGCGGCTCAGCATGTGGCATTCCCGGCTATTTTAAAGAAGCGCCGTTCAGGATATGACGGTAAAGGCCAAATCCGGGTTGCCGGCGCGGAACATCTGAATGAAGCCTGGCGAGAATTAAAGGAAGTCCCGTCTGTTTTGGAAGCCGTCGCGCCCTTCAAGATGGAACTATCGGTCGTGCTGGGCCGCAGTCTTCAGGGAGATATTCAACTCTATCCCCTGGCTGAGAATGCTCATCGGCAGAACATCCTCCATACCACACGCGTTCCGGCCCGGGTGGCGGACACGATCCGGTTACGGGCGGAGGAGCTTGCCGTTTCCCTCTCAGAAGCGCTTGACTACTGCGGAGTCATGGCTGTGGAGCTGTTTCTTCTCGAGGACGACACCTTGTTGATCAATGAGATCGCTCCCCGGCCTCATAACAGTGGACATTTCACGTTTGGGGCCTGCGTGACGTCCCAATTCGAACAACATCTCCGCGCCATTTGCGGATTACCATTGGGAAATACCTCCCTCATGCATCCCGTCGTGATGGTGAATCTCCTCGGAGATCTATGGCAAAACGGACCGCCCAGGTGGGATCGACTTCTGGCTCATCCGCAGGTCCGGCTTCACCTTTATGGAAAAACACACGTCGCCCCCGGCCGTAAAATGGGGCATTTTCTTCTGATAGCGGACAATCCGGATCAATCCTACCAACAAGCCGAAAGTCTTCTTCAGGACATGATGAATGCAGATTCTCGGGAGAACAGTTTTCCTATCAAAAATTCAGCCAAAGAGCCTTTCCAAAAGCAATCCAGGCCATTAGAAACTCCGGCATGA
- a CDS encoding universal stress protein — MMKVLLAVEQTRISVGAIRILTRLSLPVGSHLFLLHVHPVPQKIMGLAKERILKISQQVQEVQGEVHERARRFLGKVENTLRRQDVVFHSMVKHGFPGEEILKTIRTKGIDLVVLGTRSYSKAAGFFLGSVSQWVLQEAPCSVLIARNTPHKLLNDGGMKILLATDGSSDSRAAVDFVKGMGLPDSSHMMILHVIKKHMYETERALTTGRENEKEFAKLAEEVLEIQEQQGMKLLEQTSAVLSSPDLTTQKRLVYGNPATEILKTARMMKADLIVMGSQGSTGVKRMILGSVSNKVVRSAGSSVAVIRSKRKK; from the coding sequence ATGATGAAAGTGCTGCTAGCGGTAGAGCAAACTCGTATTTCTGTAGGAGCTATTCGAATACTCACCAGGTTATCTCTTCCCGTTGGTTCACATCTGTTTCTACTCCATGTCCATCCCGTTCCTCAAAAGATCATGGGGCTGGCAAAGGAAAGGATTTTGAAAATCTCTCAGCAGGTTCAAGAGGTTCAGGGAGAAGTCCATGAACGGGCGCGGCGGTTTTTGGGCAAGGTCGAGAACACGTTGCGGCGGCAGGATGTGGTGTTTCACTCTATGGTGAAACATGGATTTCCTGGAGAAGAGATTTTAAAAACCATTCGCACCAAAGGCATTGATCTGGTGGTTCTCGGTACACGGAGCTATTCCAAAGCCGCCGGATTTTTTCTCGGCAGTGTGAGCCAATGGGTATTACAGGAAGCTCCATGCTCGGTATTGATTGCGCGAAATACGCCGCACAAATTACTGAATGATGGAGGGATGAAAATCCTACTGGCCACTGATGGATCCTCCGATTCACGGGCGGCAGTCGATTTTGTCAAAGGGATGGGTTTGCCGGATTCCTCGCATATGATGATTCTCCATGTGATCAAAAAACACATGTATGAAACCGAACGGGCGTTGACTACCGGCAGGGAAAATGAAAAGGAATTTGCAAAGCTGGCAGAAGAAGTTTTGGAAATACAAGAGCAACAGGGGATGAAACTTCTTGAGCAGACTTCAGCGGTACTCTCTTCCCCTGACCTCACGACGCAAAAAAGGTTGGTCTATGGAAATCCTGCGACCGAAATATTGAAAACGGCGCGAATGATGAAGGCGGATCTTATTGTAATGGGGTCCCAAGGATCGACGGGGGTCAAGCGGATGATTTTGGGCAGCGTGTCCAACAAGGTGGTCCGTAGCGCCGGATCCTCGGTGGCGGTCATTCGCAGCAAAAGGAAAAAATAA
- a CDS encoding bifunctional acetate--CoA ligase family protein/GNAT family N-acetyltransferase, giving the protein MSIRNFKYLFKPRSIAVIGASNRPHRVGRVVMQNLLKGGFEGPLLPVNPKYQAVCGVLAYPDVQALPMSPDLAILCTPPPTIPRLIQELGERGVRAAVILTAGMRPKPSEKESDTEWTIMLETARNFGMRLLGPNTIGLLIPGLHLNASFAHMEALPGSLAFVSQSGALCTAVLDWARSQGIGFSHFLSLGDSADIDMGDVLDYLGSNPDTRAILLYIESITQARKFMSAARAAARNKPVLAIKAGRHPEGATAASSHTGALIGRDEVYDAAFCRAGILRVFEIDELFDAVETLERAGPLRGERLAIVTNGGGPGVLAADAFAEGGGSLARLSEATIHELTTLLPASWSHGNPVDIVGDARAERYAQALTSILKAPDVDAIIVAHAPTAVITSEEAALAVVNAVRASSSKKNVFTSWLGGQTTVQARQLFAEARIPTYDTPEKAVRAFLHLIDYSQRQKTLMETPPSIPHEFRPAVSSARLVIEQVLEQGRSLLNESEAKAILTAYGIPTVETHIASTAEKAIRLAEQVGFPVALKILSPDITHKTDVGGVVLDVESSQAVETAFQGMRDRLQHIHPGAEMRGVTVQAMARRPGAYELLIGATVDAAFGPIIVFGQGGIAVELLDDHAMALPPLNMKLANDLIHSTRIVSLLQGFRTRPAVDLEALCLTLIQISHLVQDFPEIVELDINPLLADKNGVLALDARMKIASSRLSGPHHLAIRPYPQELEEWITLQSGEKLFCRPIRPEDEPAHHEFIARLTPEDIRFRFFGLIQELPHSQMARFTQIDYDREMAFIAIWPSEGERPETLGVVRTINDANNQNAEFAIVVRSDMKGQGLGRQLMEKMIRYCRKRGTERLVGQVLTDNTGMLELAQRTGFTKKLTVEGDAMEITLNLTSGGASE; this is encoded by the coding sequence ATGAGCATTCGAAATTTCAAGTACCTGTTTAAGCCTCGTTCTATTGCCGTGATCGGTGCGTCAAATCGGCCTCATCGAGTAGGACGTGTCGTGATGCAGAATCTGTTGAAAGGGGGATTCGAAGGTCCTCTACTGCCGGTGAACCCGAAGTATCAAGCGGTGTGTGGAGTGCTGGCGTATCCCGATGTGCAGGCCTTGCCGATGAGTCCCGATCTAGCCATTCTGTGCACCCCTCCCCCGACGATCCCCCGGCTGATTCAAGAATTAGGGGAACGGGGAGTCCGGGCTGCGGTCATTCTGACAGCCGGCATGAGACCGAAGCCATCAGAAAAGGAAAGCGACACCGAATGGACGATCATGCTTGAAACTGCACGAAATTTTGGTATGCGTCTTCTTGGTCCGAATACAATCGGTCTCCTGATTCCCGGGCTGCATTTGAATGCCAGTTTTGCCCATATGGAAGCTCTTCCCGGATCGCTGGCGTTTGTTTCTCAGTCTGGTGCACTCTGCACGGCTGTGTTGGATTGGGCTCGCTCTCAAGGAATCGGCTTTTCCCATTTTTTGTCTCTCGGGGATAGCGCTGACATCGATATGGGCGATGTTCTGGATTATCTTGGCAGCAACCCCGATACCCGGGCGATTCTTCTGTACATTGAATCCATCACACAGGCGAGAAAGTTCATGTCTGCAGCCAGAGCCGCCGCTCGCAATAAACCGGTGTTAGCAATCAAAGCCGGTCGACATCCGGAAGGGGCGACGGCCGCCAGTTCACATACCGGAGCACTCATCGGTCGTGACGAGGTGTATGATGCGGCATTCTGCCGGGCCGGAATTTTGCGGGTGTTTGAAATCGATGAACTGTTCGATGCGGTGGAAACGCTGGAACGAGCCGGCCCGTTGCGGGGAGAACGATTAGCGATCGTCACGAATGGGGGCGGGCCGGGAGTTCTGGCTGCCGATGCTTTTGCCGAAGGGGGTGGTTCTCTCGCCCGCTTGTCTGAGGCCACGATTCATGAACTCACAACGTTGTTACCGGCGAGCTGGTCTCACGGAAATCCTGTCGACATCGTCGGGGATGCGAGAGCGGAACGTTATGCTCAGGCCTTGACCAGTATTCTGAAGGCTCCGGATGTGGATGCGATCATCGTGGCCCATGCCCCCACGGCAGTGATCACCAGCGAGGAGGCCGCATTGGCGGTGGTGAATGCGGTTCGCGCTTCGTCCTCCAAAAAAAATGTATTCACCAGTTGGCTCGGAGGCCAAACAACCGTTCAGGCCCGCCAACTGTTTGCCGAAGCCCGGATTCCAACGTATGACACTCCCGAAAAAGCCGTGCGGGCGTTTCTCCATCTCATAGACTACTCTCAACGCCAAAAAACGTTAATGGAGACCCCGCCTTCTATTCCTCATGAATTTCGCCCGGCTGTCTCTTCCGCGAGGTTGGTGATCGAGCAAGTCCTTGAGCAGGGGCGGTCTTTGCTGAATGAATCGGAAGCCAAGGCAATCCTCACCGCCTATGGTATTCCAACAGTGGAAACACATATTGCGTCGACGGCTGAGAAAGCCATTCGTTTGGCGGAGCAGGTCGGGTTTCCGGTTGCGTTGAAAATTCTTTCTCCGGACATTACCCATAAGACAGATGTGGGTGGAGTGGTGCTTGATGTGGAATCTTCTCAAGCCGTTGAAACCGCATTTCAGGGGATGAGGGATCGATTGCAACACATTCATCCAGGGGCGGAGATGCGTGGAGTCACGGTACAGGCGATGGCGCGACGGCCCGGCGCCTACGAATTACTCATTGGCGCGACGGTTGATGCCGCGTTTGGCCCGATCATTGTCTTCGGACAGGGAGGGATTGCCGTCGAACTGTTGGACGATCATGCGATGGCGCTTCCGCCTTTGAATATGAAATTAGCGAACGATCTGATTCATTCGACCAGAATTGTCTCATTATTACAGGGCTTTCGGACACGCCCAGCCGTTGATCTTGAAGCCCTCTGCCTGACCTTGATTCAAATTTCTCATCTGGTGCAGGACTTTCCAGAAATTGTTGAGCTGGATATCAACCCGCTTCTCGCCGACAAAAATGGGGTGCTGGCGTTGGATGCCAGGATGAAGATTGCGTCTTCTCGCTTATCGGGTCCGCACCATCTTGCCATTCGACCCTATCCGCAAGAGCTTGAGGAATGGATCACGCTCCAATCCGGTGAAAAACTCTTCTGCCGTCCTATTCGGCCTGAGGATGAACCTGCCCATCATGAATTTATCGCCCGATTAACCCCGGAGGATATCCGATTTCGCTTTTTCGGGCTTATCCAAGAATTGCCGCATTCTCAAATGGCACGCTTTACGCAAATTGACTACGATCGGGAAATGGCGTTCATTGCCATTTGGCCGTCCGAAGGAGAACGTCCTGAAACACTTGGCGTGGTTCGGACTATCAATGATGCCAATAATCAAAATGCGGAGTTTGCCATTGTGGTGCGCTCGGATATGAAAGGGCAGGGCCTGGGGAGACAATTGATGGAAAAAATGATCCGATATTGTCGGAAACGGGGAACCGAGCGACTGGTCGGACAAGTCTTAACAGACAATACCGGGATGCTGGAGTTGGCGCAGCGAACCGGATTTACCAAAAAACTTACCGTAGAGGGAGATGCAATGGAGATTACCTTGAATCTCACTTCCGGAGGAGCGTCTGAATAA
- a CDS encoding universal stress protein: MKLFKHILYVSEVSEAQEPSIARAVSVAENNQANLTVIDVIPAPTAGIGMLPGGHTSAELQTAMVSERRKGLESLVEPYKERLSIRLEVLVGKTYLEVIRAILRHKYDLLIKPAENPNFIERLFGSDDMQLLRNCPCPVWLTRSEDKSDYACILAAVDIDPDMLDEPEQNLNRQILELSSSLAISKFASLNVLHVWDAPFEKKVRSWSDSEAVLAYVDGERSRHESAFTRLGKQLRDQIGTEAYAHLSPQFHLRRGIPSRVIPQTVKELEADLVVMGTVARTGIAGWLIGNTAESILEQLQCSVLAVKPSGFISPVKLAE; this comes from the coding sequence ATGAAACTCTTCAAACATATTCTCTACGTATCCGAAGTGTCCGAAGCACAGGAACCGTCGATAGCTCGGGCTGTGTCAGTGGCGGAAAACAATCAAGCGAACCTGACGGTCATTGATGTTATTCCAGCCCCCACGGCGGGCATCGGGATGCTGCCCGGCGGACACACCTCCGCTGAATTACAGACAGCCATGGTGAGCGAGCGCCGAAAAGGGCTGGAGTCCCTGGTCGAGCCTTATAAGGAACGCCTCAGTATCCGGTTGGAGGTGCTGGTGGGCAAAACATATCTTGAAGTTATTCGGGCTATTTTACGTCACAAGTACGATTTGTTGATCAAGCCTGCTGAAAATCCAAATTTCATCGAACGGCTGTTTGGCAGTGACGACATGCAACTGCTTCGCAACTGTCCCTGTCCGGTATGGCTTACGCGCTCAGAGGATAAGTCGGATTACGCGTGCATTCTGGCAGCTGTCGACATCGACCCGGATATGCTTGACGAACCAGAACAAAACCTCAACCGGCAGATTCTTGAACTTTCCAGTTCGCTCGCGATATCAAAATTCGCCTCACTGAATGTCCTTCATGTTTGGGATGCCCCATTCGAGAAGAAGGTGCGGTCATGGAGCGACAGTGAAGCCGTCCTGGCTTATGTTGATGGGGAACGTTCGCGACATGAAAGCGCGTTTACCCGCCTTGGCAAGCAGTTAAGAGACCAAATAGGCACAGAGGCCTACGCCCATCTTTCGCCTCAATTCCATTTGCGCCGAGGAATACCCTCCAGGGTCATCCCGCAAACCGTGAAGGAGTTGGAAGCCGATCTGGTGGTCATGGGAACGGTCGCTCGAACAGGCATCGCCGGATGGCTCATTGGGAATACCGCAGAATCTATTCTTGAACAGTTGCAATGTTCCGTGCTCGCCGTTAAACCCTCCGGCTTTATCTCCCCGGTCAAGCTGGCCGAGTAA
- a CDS encoding DUF2934 domain-containing protein, whose amino-acid sequence MAKKRSVQPSDETPRQSPFAAKRKSVSRKKTSMREDPLEVQESMIPGDTDSMNSQPTNGNVHARIARRAYELFHSRGGHHGQDLDDWFVAEQEIEANDRSL is encoded by the coding sequence ATGGCGAAAAAACGATCGGTTCAACCATCCGATGAGACACCCAGACAGTCTCCTTTCGCCGCCAAGCGAAAGAGCGTATCGAGGAAAAAGACCTCTATGAGAGAGGACCCTTTGGAGGTTCAGGAGAGTATGATCCCTGGCGATACCGATTCTATGAACTCTCAACCTACCAATGGGAATGTGCATGCGCGGATTGCCCGGCGGGCGTATGAATTATTTCACTCTCGAGGGGGGCACCATGGACAGGATCTCGATGATTGGTTCGTTGCCGAGCAAGAGATAGAGGCCAATGATAGATCATTATAG